DNA sequence from the Candidatus Latescibacter sp. genome:
TTCTCTTATTTACTGTATGTTGCTGACTTAACGACATAACCGAATTCTTTTCCGTGAGGAGTTGTCCATGTGGTATATGAAAGTTGTTCTGGCTGTTGTATTTCTTTCGTATATTCATGCACCTGCTTTTGCCGCCGGCGGCAAACAGAGCAAGGTCACCATCACCGAAGATTACCCGGCTCTCAAATCCTATGAAACAGGTTTTGCCCGTGATGTCATGCGCACTCCGGAAGGGGTCAGACTTTTCAACATCGAGCTCATCGAAACCGATTCTCCCGGCGCCGGACTTTCCGAAAAGGGACCATCGAGACAGTCCCTCTATGGTACGATTCAGGCGAAAAAGGAGCTTATTCTCGATGATCCCCGCGCTCAGGGGGCGTTCCTGGTTTTCTGCATGGCAAAAGCCGGCGCGAAACCCCTTACTGTGAGTGTGAACAAGCATACCATTTCCTACCATCCGAAAACATTCGGCGGAAAACAAGGCAACAGCGATAATACCCGCTGGTTTCCCATCGATCCCTCCTGGCTTGTGAAAGGGAATAACGAAATCGTGCTGTCCTACCCGGAAGGGACAAAAGCCGACTCATGGGTGATTGCGGTCAGCCGCAAGGATGAGTTTAAACGGGGCGGCGGCGACCCCGCCAAAGCCGGTCTCACTTCCTGGCGAAGCGTGGACGGCGGTAAAAAATGGGCGCAGAACGCACTGGGGGACATGGGAGAAATCGTGGGCGAATATACTGTCCGCCTGAGCCTTGACAGGTATCGGAAAACAGGCTGGCTTGCCGGTCCGGTCATCGATCTCTGGCGCGCCCCGGAAAATGGTTTCATCATCCCCATGACCATAATAAATTCTTTGAAAGTATCCGGCCAGGTGGATGTTCCCGCCGGAACCACAGTGACCTGGCAGGTCCGTCACGGTGCAGGGCCGGATCCGCTTGCCGATTACTGGAGCGAATACCGTACCATAGGAACAGGTCCCGCTGTGAGCGCGGAGCTTGGCGATCCCGGAGGGCGATTTTTCCAATGGAAAGCTGTCCTCGATACCTCCGACCCTCGTATCAGCCCGCTCATCCGCTCGGTAAAAGTCGAGCGCTCTGTCACCCGTGTGGATCATCTTCCCGATAACATCTATGTGCTTTCGCTGGATAATCCCGATCTTCGGTATTCTTCGCTTTTCGGCGAGTACGAGCGCTGGGACGAGCCCCGGCTGAAAATCCTCCGCAGCCGTGAAAACCTGGATGCACTCGTTGCCGGGCGCAAAACCCAGTTCGAGAAAATGGTCTGCCTGCTCGATTACATGGCAAAACGATGGGTGTGGGTCAGTCCCCAGCCGCAGTATCCCCACTGGGATGCACTCAACATTCTCGACCGTATCGACCGGGAGGGAGGCGGAGGGATGTGCATACAGTTTTCCATCGCGCTCATTCAGGCTCTTGAATCGTTCGGTATCCAGGCCCGCCTGGTCAACGCCGTCGGGCACGAGCTTGTGGAGGCCTGGAGCGATGATTACGGCAAATGGGTGATGCTCGATCCCATGCAGGGTTCCAACGTCTACAACTATTCCCTGAAAAACGGCGAGCCGCTGGGTTTTGAGGAGCTTCACAAGGTCTATCTCGATCTCTTTTATCCCGATCGTCCCATCGACTGGCTCACCGACCATATGCATTACATGAAAAATCCTCCAGGCTCCCCGGTGGCGGCGGGAACGCTGGACAAGAACTGGCCGCGCAGCTCCGCATCCGATGAGCTTTT
Encoded proteins:
- a CDS encoding transglutaminase domain-containing protein; its protein translation is MWYMKVVLAVVFLSYIHAPAFAAGGKQSKVTITEDYPALKSYETGFARDVMRTPEGVRLFNIELIETDSPGAGLSEKGPSRQSLYGTIQAKKELILDDPRAQGAFLVFCMAKAGAKPLTVSVNKHTISYHPKTFGGKQGNSDNTRWFPIDPSWLVKGNNEIVLSYPEGTKADSWVIAVSRKDEFKRGGGDPAKAGLTSWRSVDGGKKWAQNALGDMGEIVGEYTVRLSLDRYRKTGWLAGPVIDLWRAPENGFIIPMTIINSLKVSGQVDVPAGTTVTWQVRHGAGPDPLADYWSEYRTIGTGPAVSAELGDPGGRFFQWKAVLDTSDPRISPLIRSVKVERSVTRVDHLPDNIYVLSLDNPDLRYSSLFGEYERWDEPRLKILRSRENLDALVAGRKTQFEKMVCLLDYMAKRWVWVSPQPQYPHWDALNILDRIDREGGGGMCIQFSIALIQALESFGIQARLVNAVGHELVEAWSDDYGKWVMLDPMQGSNVYNYSLKNGEPLGFEELHKVYLDLFYPDRPIDWLTDHMHYMKNPPGSPVAAGTLDKNWPRSSASDELFCGLANAAYMRIRTGSNWMANHEPEPLGHGMSEYAWTGYIDWYDDKTPPQRLQKTFTDRPADFWPTLNRVKMYAVTGPENDRVFLRFTTFTPNFDTYLVDVDEEGWKPCT